From Chitinophagales bacterium, the proteins below share one genomic window:
- the smpB gene encoding SsrA-binding protein SmpB, with protein sequence MADFINIKNKKAYFEYEFLEKFIAGIMLTGTEIKSIRQGKANLSDAWCFFHKNDLSVKNLNISEYDRGTHYNHDPLRQRKLLLNKKELEKLQAKIKERGLTIIPLRLFISERGLAKLEIALAKGKKIHDKRDSIKERDAKRDFDRETKWK encoded by the coding sequence ATGGCTGATTTTATAAACATAAAAAATAAGAAGGCTTATTTCGAATATGAATTTCTTGAGAAATTTATTGCGGGAATTATGCTTACCGGCACGGAGATAAAATCTATTCGCCAGGGAAAAGCGAACCTGTCAGACGCCTGGTGTTTCTTTCATAAGAATGACCTCTCTGTAAAGAATTTGAATATCTCCGAGTACGACAGGGGCACACATTACAACCACGATCCGCTCCGGCAGCGAAAGCTTTTACTCAACAAAAAAGAATTGGAGAAGCTGCAGGCAAAAATCAAAGAACGCGGGCTCACCATTATTCCGTTACGCCTGTTCATTTCTGAAAGAGGCTTGGCCAAATTGGAGATTGCTTTAGCTAAGGGAAAAAAGATTCACGATAAACGCGACAGCATAAAAGAGCGGGATGCCAAGCGGGATTTCGACCGGGAAACAAAATGGAAGTAA
- a CDS encoding helix-turn-helix transcriptional regulator, whose protein sequence is MYPKVYLYRRIVQSKLFIDSHYPDIIDIDNIANEAFYSKFHFIRSFKKIYGKTPHQYLISVRIEKAKALLENGVSIAEVCHSVGFDSISSFCGLFKRMVDKTPSLYQKQQRITRADIIKVPLKYIPHCFAEKNEWLKKSNFQEVIL, encoded by the coding sequence ATTTATCCAAAAGTTTATTTATACAGGAGGATCGTTCAGAGCAAACTATTTATAGATTCACATTACCCTGATATAATTGACATCGATAACATAGCGAATGAGGCCTTTTATTCTAAGTTTCATTTTATCCGCTCATTCAAAAAAATTTATGGTAAAACACCCCATCAATATTTGATTTCTGTACGAATTGAAAAAGCTAAAGCACTTCTGGAAAACGGTGTAAGTATTGCTGAGGTTTGCCACTCTGTAGGCTTCGATAGCATAAGCTCATTTTGCGGATTGTTTAAACGGATGGTTGATAAAACACCTTCGCTTTATCAAAAGCAACAGCGTATTACCAGGGCTGATATTATCAAGGTGCCGCTTAAATATATTCCCCATTGCTTTGCCGAGAAGAACGAATGGCTAAAAAAGAGCAATTTTCAAGAAGTGATATTATAA
- a CDS encoding VOC family protein, translated as MDKNSNSLNWFEIPAKDIARAKKFYETIFKIDMEPMQEMMGMQMVGFPWEMGSGKANGALVQSQMHKPSTDGCVIYLNANPEIQKVIDRIEAAGGKIEMPKTEIPQIGYMAFFIDSEGNKMALHAQD; from the coding sequence ATGGACAAAAATTCAAATTCATTAAACTGGTTCGAAATACCGGCAAAAGACATCGCAAGAGCAAAGAAATTTTATGAAACAATTTTTAAAATTGACATGGAGCCTATGCAGGAGATGATGGGAATGCAGATGGTAGGCTTTCCGTGGGAAATGGGAAGCGGGAAAGCAAATGGCGCTTTGGTTCAAAGCCAGATGCACAAGCCATCAACGGATGGATGCGTGATTTACCTCAACGCTAACCCGGAGATTCAAAAGGTGATCGATCGCATTGAAGCTGCCGGTGGCAAAATTGAAATGCCAAAAACTGAAATCCCTCAAATAGGGTATATGGCGTTCTTCATAGATTCTGAAGGAAATAAAATGGCCCTTCACGCCCAGGATTAA
- a CDS encoding DUF3667 domain-containing protein, whose translation MTEEKQLCSNCGTIGMGKYCFECGQKYNHERITISHLVHEVFHFFTHMESGFIYTLHKLVIEPGSIQQDYLEGKRGKIQRPFSMFFLCATACGLCMYWINFWVVNYEGADNVEEVFFFQHYLVIVQIFLTPVYALVSYLFFIRYKYNYAEWLIIVLYTTSFFFLIVVFVNCLKFIWPHLDTKYIELPVLIIYSLVTNNKLFHRSVRWKVIIISICSLTITYAIAEFTQEIFIKYFVSGQHLP comes from the coding sequence ATGACGGAAGAAAAACAGCTTTGTAGTAACTGCGGTACTATAGGAATGGGGAAGTACTGTTTTGAATGTGGTCAAAAATATAATCATGAACGGATCACCATTAGTCACCTTGTTCACGAAGTATTCCATTTTTTTACACACATGGAGAGCGGATTTATATACACGCTTCACAAGCTGGTAATTGAACCCGGAAGCATTCAGCAAGATTATCTGGAAGGAAAAAGGGGCAAAATCCAGAGACCCTTTTCGATGTTTTTTTTGTGCGCCACCGCATGTGGGCTATGTATGTACTGGATTAATTTCTGGGTGGTGAATTATGAAGGAGCCGATAATGTTGAGGAGGTATTTTTTTTTCAGCACTATTTGGTGATTGTCCAGATTTTTTTAACTCCTGTATACGCCTTAGTCAGCTATTTATTTTTTATAAGGTATAAATATAATTACGCGGAATGGCTGATCATTGTATTGTACACAACATCGTTTTTCTTCTTAATAGTGGTGTTTGTCAATTGCCTGAAATTCATCTGGCCCCACCTGGATACTAAATATATCGAGCTCCCGGTACTAATAATTTATAGTCTGGTTACAAATAATAAATTATTTCACCGATCGGTACGATGGAAAGTAATTATTATCAGCATTTGCAGCCTTACTATAACCTATGCAATAGCCGAATTCACCCAGGAAATTTTTATAAAATATTTTGTTTCCGGACAGCACTTGCCTTAA
- a CDS encoding T9SS type A sorting domain-containing protein: MKTLTTLFSIALALSISIATAQTPPGKQWDARFGGTNNESLNSLQQTADGGYILGGWSQSGISGDKTQASQGGYDYWIVKTDADGIKQWDARFGSSDYDFLHSLQQTADGGYILGGYSQSGISGDKTQASQGLYDYWIVKTDANGVKQWDARFGGSSDDYLNSIQQTADGGYILGGWSQSGISGDKTQASQGSYDYWIVKTDANGVKQWDTRFGGSSDDRLWSLQQTTDGGYILGGYSQSGISGDKTQASQGASDYWIVKTDANGVKQWDARFGGSSAEGLWSLQQTTDGGYILGGESISEISGDKTQASQGDYDYWIVKTDANGVKQWDAQFGGSNQDELNSLQQTADGGYILGGWSGSEISGDKTQASQGSSDYWIVKTDANGVKQWDARFGGNNADGLWSLQQTTDGGYILGGTSSSGISGDKTQSSQGFDDYWIVKTDAVATTTETLVDPVDFFSEIYPNPVQNQLTINMPVPASAVTIRIYDIMGEMISLPTTIQNPQAQINTMALPEGLYTLQITNNKTRASKVRKFVKQ, from the coding sequence ATGAAAACTCTTACCACACTCTTCTCAATTGCTCTTGCCCTTTCAATTTCAATTGCAACGGCACAAACTCCACCTGGTAAGCAATGGGATGCACGGTTTGGAGGCACCAATAATGAATCCCTTAATTCTCTTCAGCAAACTGCCGACGGGGGATACATCCTGGGTGGATGGTCCCAGTCAGGAATCAGCGGAGACAAAACACAGGCGAGCCAGGGCGGTTATGATTACTGGATTGTAAAGACCGATGCCGATGGAATAAAGCAATGGGATGCGCGGTTTGGAAGCAGCGATTATGATTTCCTTCATTCTCTTCAGCAAACTGCCGACGGGGGATATATCCTGGGCGGATATTCCCAGTCAGGAATCAGCGGAGACAAAACTCAGGCAAGCCAGGGATTATATGATTACTGGATTGTAAAGACCGATGCGAATGGAGTAAAGCAATGGGATGCGCGGTTTGGAGGCAGCAGCGATGATTATCTTAATTCTATTCAGCAAACTGCCGACGGGGGATATATCCTGGGTGGATGGTCCCAGTCAGGAATCAGCGGAGACAAAACACAGGCAAGCCAGGGTAGTTATGATTACTGGATTGTAAAGACCGATGCGAATGGAGTAAAGCAATGGGATACGCGGTTTGGAGGCAGCAGCGATGATAGACTTTGGTCTCTTCAGCAAACTACCGACGGGGGATATATCCTGGGCGGATATTCCCAGTCAGGAATCAGCGGAGATAAAACCCAGGCAAGCCAGGGCGCTAGTGATTACTGGATTGTAAAGACCGATGCGAATGGAGTAAAGCAATGGGATGCACGGTTTGGAGGCAGCAGCGCTGAGGGACTTTGGTCTCTTCAGCAAACTACCGATGGAGGATATATCCTGGGTGGGGAGTCCATTTCAGAAATCAGCGGAGATAAAACCCAGGCAAGCCAGGGCGATTATGATTACTGGATTGTAAAGACCGATGCGAATGGAGTAAAGCAATGGGATGCGCAGTTTGGAGGCAGTAACCAGGATGAACTTAATTCTCTTCAGCAAACTGCCGACGGGGGATATATCCTGGGTGGATGGTCAGGGTCAGAAATCAGCGGAGACAAAACCCAGGCAAGCCAGGGCAGTTCTGATTACTGGATTGTAAAGACCGATGCGAATGGAGTAAAGCAATGGGATGCACGGTTTGGAGGCAACAACGCTGATGGACTTTGGTCTCTTCAGCAAACTACCGATGGAGGATATATCCTGGGTGGAACGTCCTCTTCAGGAATCAGCGGAGATAAAACACAGTCAAGCCAGGGCTTTGATGATTACTGGATTGTAAAGACGGATGCGGTGGCAACCACTACCGAAACACTGGTTGACCCTGTAGACTTCTTTTCAGAAATATATCCCAATCCGGTTCAAAATCAACTCACGATCAATATGCCTGTACCTGCCAGTGCTGTCACCATACGTATCTATGATATAATGGGGGAAATGATTTCCCTTCCAACAACAATTCAAAACCCGCAGGCACAGATCAACACAATGGCTTTACCTGAAGGGTTGTACACACTTCAAATCACAAATAATAAGACCCGCGCGAGTAAGGTGCGCAAGTTTGTGAAGCAGTAG
- a CDS encoding carboxypeptidase-like regulatory domain-containing protein produces MDQNKEVPVAGANVFFPGSYAGTFTDEAGKFDIVKIDSSLKELVISYAGYVNDTVKVE; encoded by the coding sequence ATGGATCAAAACAAAGAAGTACCGGTTGCAGGGGCTAACGTCTTTTTCCCTGGCTCTTACGCTGGAACATTTACAGATGAAGCAGGCAAGTTTGACATTGTAAAAATTGACTCTTCATTAAAAGAGCTTGTTATTTCTTATGCAGGCTATGTAAACGATACAGTGAAGGTTGAATAG
- a CDS encoding metal-dependent transcriptional regulator produces MVSPTEENYLKAIYLLQEKTTAKPVSTNDISFQLETSAASVTDMMKRLADKKLIHYKKYQGVLLTTAGNMKAMSIIRKHRLWELFLVSKLKFQWDEVHTVAEELEHVNSELLISKLDRFLDYPKFDPHGDPIPNRQGKIITGRFKNLCELRIKDRGKVAGVIEQQPSFLKQLDKLNIHMGTPIKVTDKMEFDKSMGVTINNHITVNISHDIAKNILIAK; encoded by the coding sequence ATGGTTTCTCCAACGGAAGAAAACTATTTAAAAGCCATATACCTGCTTCAGGAAAAAACTACCGCAAAGCCGGTATCGACAAATGATATCTCGTTTCAGCTGGAAACAAGTGCTGCTTCCGTTACGGATATGATGAAACGACTGGCTGATAAGAAATTAATTCATTATAAAAAATACCAGGGTGTTCTGCTCACTACTGCAGGGAATATGAAGGCCATGTCTATCATTCGTAAGCACAGGCTGTGGGAACTCTTTCTTGTATCAAAACTAAAATTCCAGTGGGATGAAGTACATACAGTAGCTGAAGAGCTGGAGCATGTAAACTCTGAATTGCTGATCAGTAAACTCGACCGGTTTTTGGACTATCCTAAATTTGATCCGCACGGCGATCCTATACCAAACCGGCAAGGTAAAATAATTACGGGCCGTTTTAAAAATCTATGTGAGCTCCGGATAAAAGACCGTGGCAAAGTTGCAGGAGTGATTGAGCAGCAGCCCTCCTTCCTTAAACAGCTCGATAAATTAAATATTCATATGGGTACTCCCATTAAGGTAACCGACAAGATGGAGTTTGATAAAAGCATGGGGGTCACCATTAACAACCATATCACCGTTAATATCAGCCATGATATTGCTAAAAATATCTTAATAGCCAAATGA
- a CDS encoding family 43 glycosylhydrolase, giving the protein MNEVNSAFLNYYKKLGILLVYLIALTMNGAQAQSSGITTYCNPLDINYRYNFEQLNANISYRAGADPVIVNHKNEYYLFVTISGGYWHSKDLLHWNYITPSKWPMEDICAPAALSVKDTMYLFQSTFDQRPILFTTTPENGNLYFYNRWMPQLPKEVGPWDPDIFYDDEADRWYMYWGSSNLYPVYGAELDKSKRLAYKTDYKGLISLHPDIHGWERFGKDHRDTIRPYIEGAWMTKYNGIYYLQYGAPGTEYNVYANGTYTAKDPLGPFTYAPYNPVSYKPGGFVQGAGHGNTFQDNYGNYWNTGTPWIAVNWNFERRIAMFPAGFDKDGQLFSNTRFGDFPHLIPSKKWNNKDEPFTGWMLLSYRKPCTASSVKDTFTAQNITDENPRTFWVAKTNKAGESVTIDLLRACEVKATQINYTDYKSNIFDSNDSGVYTQFKMYASLDEKQWYKIADLTNEKQDRSNAYIELPKPVKARYIRYEHVHIGAQNLAISDIRIFGNGYGKIPVTPKRLTVVRDKDTRNAFITWSKVDDVVGYNILWGIAKDKLYETYQLFSDHPGSLELRALNVGQDYFFSIEAFNEKGVSRHSEVVYCK; this is encoded by the coding sequence ATGAATGAAGTAAATTCTGCTTTCCTTAATTATTATAAGAAGCTGGGGATTTTACTGGTTTATCTCATTGCGTTAACTATGAACGGCGCCCAAGCACAGTCATCAGGCATAACTACTTACTGCAATCCGCTGGATATAAATTACCGCTATAATTTTGAACAGCTTAATGCAAATATATCTTATCGTGCAGGTGCAGATCCGGTAATAGTAAACCATAAAAATGAATACTATCTTTTTGTTACTATCTCCGGCGGTTACTGGCATTCCAAAGATCTGTTACACTGGAATTACATTACGCCAAGCAAATGGCCAATGGAAGATATCTGTGCTCCTGCCGCGCTTTCAGTGAAAGACACGATGTATTTATTTCAATCAACGTTTGATCAGCGTCCCATTCTTTTTACTACTACACCAGAAAATGGAAACCTATATTTTTATAACAGATGGATGCCGCAATTGCCAAAAGAGGTAGGTCCGTGGGATCCGGATATTTTTTATGATGATGAAGCGGATCGATGGTATATGTATTGGGGTTCTTCAAACTTATATCCTGTTTATGGAGCAGAGCTCGATAAATCGAAGCGCCTTGCTTATAAAACAGATTACAAAGGCTTAATCAGCTTGCATCCCGATATCCATGGCTGGGAACGTTTTGGCAAAGATCACCGGGATACCATTCGTCCCTACATAGAAGGCGCGTGGATGACTAAATATAATGGCATCTATTATTTACAATACGGGGCACCAGGCACTGAATATAACGTATATGCAAACGGCACTTATACTGCTAAAGATCCTTTAGGCCCTTTTACCTATGCTCCTTATAACCCAGTCTCGTATAAGCCGGGCGGGTTTGTACAGGGAGCCGGTCATGGAAACACTTTTCAGGACAACTATGGAAACTATTGGAACACCGGCACGCCATGGATTGCAGTGAACTGGAACTTTGAAAGGCGCATCGCTATGTTTCCCGCAGGGTTTGATAAAGACGGACAGCTATTTTCCAATACCCGTTTTGGAGACTTTCCACACTTGATTCCTTCAAAAAAATGGAACAATAAGGACGAGCCGTTTACTGGCTGGATGCTGCTCTCCTATCGCAAGCCATGCACGGCTTCTTCAGTTAAAGACACCTTTACTGCTCAAAATATTACAGATGAAAATCCGAGAACATTTTGGGTGGCCAAAACTAATAAAGCTGGTGAATCGGTAACCATAGATTTGCTGCGCGCCTGTGAAGTGAAGGCGACTCAGATTAATTACACAGATTATAAATCGAACATTTTCGATAGCAACGACTCCGGTGTTTACACTCAGTTTAAGATGTATGCCAGTTTAGATGAAAAACAATGGTATAAGATCGCTGATCTGACCAATGAAAAGCAAGACCGTTCCAATGCGTATATAGAACTACCAAAACCCGTGAAAGCCCGCTACATAAGGTATGAGCACGTACATATAGGTGCACAAAATCTTGCGATAAGTGACATTAGGATATTTGGAAATGGTTATGGAAAAATTCCGGTGACTCCAAAAAGATTAACAGTAGTTCGTGATAAGGATACGCGGAATGCCTTTATTACCTGGAGTAAAGTGGATGATGTGGTAGGTTATAACATTCTATGGGGCATAGCAAAAGATAAGCTGTACGAAACATACCAGTTGTTTTCCGATCATCCGGGCTCCCTCGAACTTCGCGCTCTGAATGTAGGGCAGGATTATTTTTTTTCCATTGAAGCCTTTAATGAAAAAGGGGTCTCGAGGCATAGTGAAGTAGTATATTGTAAGTAA
- a CDS encoding VOC family protein encodes MITKMNHVSIFVLNQDSAYDFYVNKLGFKVHTDATMGPGMRWLTVCAPEQQDLEITLMAIDEGMMFKKEAAEQMRSLVSRGTFGFGVFECNDIYATYEELKAKGVEFTKAPKEEFYGVEALFKDDSGNWFSLGQKK; translated from the coding sequence ATGATTACAAAAATGAACCACGTGAGCATCTTCGTGCTTAACCAGGACAGTGCTTATGATTTTTATGTGAATAAACTGGGCTTTAAAGTGCATACCGATGCTACCATGGGACCCGGAATGCGCTGGCTAACAGTGTGTGCGCCTGAGCAGCAGGACCTTGAAATCACTTTAATGGCTATTGATGAGGGAATGATGTTTAAAAAAGAAGCTGCTGAGCAGATGAGAAGCTTAGTGAGCAGGGGAACATTCGGCTTTGGTGTCTTTGAATGCAATGACATCTATGCTACCTATGAAGAGTTAAAAGCTAAGGGTGTTGAATTTACTAAAGCACCAAAAGAAGAGTTTTATGGAGTGGAAGCCTTGTTTAAAGACGATTCAGGCAACTGGTTTTCTTTAGGACAGAAAAAATAA
- a CDS encoding Nramp family divalent metal transporter: protein MRQQTVVPKSLEEVHGSVDTTDRTGWVKSLFAFVGPAYLVSVGYMDPGNWATDIAAGSAFGYKLIWVLMMSNLMALLLQSHCARLGIVRRRDLAQASKEIYPPIINIPLYLLAEIAIAACDLAEVLGLAIGLNLLFHLPLLAGISIALFDALLLLLIMQWGIRKMEAFIISMVFIMGASFFIEIFIAKPDAASILTGFLPSIPNNTALYITIGIIGATVMPHNLYLHSALVQTRKIDHHEAGQRKAIRFNFIDSFIALNLAFFVNASILILAAAVFFKNGLFEIADIQDAHQLMAPLMGTKLAPILFAVALIASGQSSTITGTLAGQIVMEGYLNLRIAPWLRRLITRLLAVVPAFLVIFFYGDEKTGELLILSQVILSLQLGFAVVPLIHFVSNKEKMGKHAIGPVSKTLSWITAAVIISLNIKLVVDEIASWLESAGDYRIWIYVIVIPIVLLACVLLLYITFRPLFVKKKYTLPRLHVENLPMDFQLKSEFRKIAVTLDFSEKDHDTLARALTTGGNNASYLLIHIVESAGAMLIGKEIADLESNEDLMVLKEYAQALELQGFQIHYELGYGRRSKVIPELVKRFHADLLVMGAHGHRALKDTIFGETINAVRHKIDIPLLAVK, encoded by the coding sequence ATGAGACAACAAACGGTTGTGCCCAAATCGCTCGAAGAAGTGCATGGCAGTGTAGATACTACGGACCGTACAGGCTGGGTAAAATCATTATTCGCTTTTGTTGGTCCCGCCTACCTGGTAAGTGTTGGCTACATGGATCCTGGCAACTGGGCCACAGATATAGCTGCAGGCAGCGCTTTTGGATATAAGCTGATATGGGTCTTAATGATGTCGAATTTGATGGCACTGCTGCTGCAAAGCCATTGCGCACGGTTAGGCATAGTGAGGCGCCGCGACCTTGCACAAGCAAGTAAAGAGATTTATCCGCCCATCATAAATATTCCTTTATACCTGCTCGCTGAAATCGCCATCGCTGCATGTGACCTGGCTGAAGTTTTAGGGCTGGCAATAGGATTGAATTTATTATTTCATCTGCCGCTGCTTGCCGGAATTTCGATTGCCCTATTCGATGCGTTGCTGTTACTGCTGATCATGCAATGGGGAATCAGGAAAATGGAAGCATTTATTATCTCCATGGTTTTTATCATGGGCGCTTCTTTCTTCATAGAAATTTTCATAGCTAAACCTGATGCAGCAAGCATCTTAACAGGTTTCCTTCCTTCAATACCAAATAATACCGCGCTATACATTACTATCGGAATCATAGGGGCTACCGTAATGCCTCATAATTTATACCTTCATTCTGCATTGGTTCAAACGAGAAAGATTGATCACCACGAAGCCGGTCAGCGCAAGGCTATTCGCTTTAATTTTATTGATTCCTTTATTGCTCTTAACCTGGCTTTTTTTGTAAATGCTTCTATCCTCATTCTTGCGGCTGCAGTATTTTTTAAAAACGGCTTGTTCGAAATTGCAGATATACAAGATGCACATCAGCTGATGGCTCCTTTAATGGGGACAAAGCTCGCTCCCATTCTCTTTGCAGTTGCATTAATTGCATCGGGACAAAGCTCTACCATTACGGGAACTTTGGCAGGTCAGATTGTGATGGAAGGTTACCTTAATTTGAGAATTGCCCCATGGCTGCGCCGGCTTATTACACGGCTGCTTGCAGTAGTTCCGGCATTCCTGGTTATCTTTTTTTATGGGGATGAAAAAACGGGAGAACTGCTCATCCTCAGCCAGGTTATTTTAAGTTTGCAGCTGGGTTTTGCCGTTGTGCCGCTCATCCATTTTGTAAGTAATAAGGAAAAAATGGGCAAGCATGCTATTGGTCCTGTGTCAAAAACTTTATCGTGGATCACGGCAGCTGTTATCATTTCCCTAAACATAAAATTGGTGGTGGATGAGATTGCTTCATGGTTAGAAAGTGCCGGCGATTACAGGATTTGGATTTATGTTATTGTAATTCCGATTGTTTTGCTTGCATGTGTATTATTACTTTATATAACTTTCCGACCATTGTTTGTAAAGAAGAAATATACTCTACCACGCCTGCATGTTGAAAATCTGCCTATGGATTTCCAGCTTAAAAGCGAATTCCGGAAGATTGCAGTTACTCTGGATTTCTCAGAAAAAGATCATGATACGCTTGCGCGGGCGCTGACCACGGGAGGAAATAATGCTTCGTATCTATTGATTCACATTGTGGAATCTGCCGGTGCCATGCTTATTGGCAAGGAAATAGCCGATCTCGAAAGCAATGAGGATCTGATGGTGCTTAAAGAATATGCACAGGCATTGGAACTTCAGGGGTTTCAAATACACTATGAACTGGGTTATGGCAGACGGTCGAAAGTAATACCGGAGCTGGTAAAGAGATTCCATGCTGATTTACTGGTGATGGGCGCTCATGGGCACAGGGCATTAAAAGATACTATTTTTGGAGAAACCATAAATGCCGTGCGGCACAAGATTGATATTCCTTTGCTTGCGGTTAAATGA